Within Sorangiineae bacterium MSr11367, the genomic segment CACCACCCGAACCAGCTTTCGGGCGGGCAGCAGCAGCGCGTGGCGATTGCGCGCGCCTTGGTCGCCGAGCCCAAGGTCATTTTGGCCGACGAGCCGACGGGAAACCTCGATTCGAAGACCAGCGTGGAGGTGATGTCGCTCTTTCAGGAGCTGGGGCGTTCGGGCATCACCATTGCGGTGGTCACACACGAGCCGGACATTGCGGAATACGCATCGCGTGTGGTGGTGGTCCGCGATGGGCACATTCTATCGGACACACGGCAGACGCCCAAGGAAGCGCCCACATGACCTGGTTTCAAACGCTGCGCGTGGCGCTGCGCGCGATATGGCGCAATCGCATGCGGAGCTTTCTCACGACGTTGGGTATCATCATCGGTGTGGGCGCGGTCATTGCCATGATGGCCATTGGCGCAGGGGCCAAATCGCAAATCGAGCAGGCTTTCGCGGCAATGGGGACGAACTTGCTCATTGTCATGCCAGGATCGACGACGACCGGTGGTTCGCGCGGCGGGTTCGGCTCGATGCCCACCTTGACGTGGGACGATCTGGAAGCGATTCGCAGCGAGGTCCCCAGCGTGAAGCGCGCGGCGGCGGCGCTTCGATCGACGCAATCGCTGGTCAGTGAAGAGCAGAATTGGACCACCAGCGTGACCGGGACGAGCCCCGAGTATTTCGATATTCGCAATTGGCCGGTATCGAGCGGTGTGAACATCACCAGCACGGACGTGGAGGGTGGCACCAAGGTCATCGTGCTCGGGCAAACTGTGGCAGAGAAGCTTTACGGTGCGAATGCCGATCCGGTGGGCCAGTCGGTGCGCGTGGGCACGACGCCGTTCACCATCGTGGGGGTTGCCGCACGAAAGGGGCAATCGGCGAGCGGGCAGGACTACGACGACGCCGCGTTCATTCCGTACACGACGTTCGCGCGCAAAATCCAGGGCGGCCTGGGGAAGTACCTCCAGGGCACGATTTTCGTGGAAGCGATTTCCGGCGAGGCCACATCCCGCGCGCAGACCGAGGTGACCGCGCTCTTGCGCGATCGGCATCATCTCGGGGACGGAGCGGACGACGATTTTTCGATTCGGAACCTGGCCGAAATCGCCGGCGCGCAGCAGCAGGGGACGGACACGATGACCACGCTCCTGGCGAGTGTGGCGGCCGTTTCGCTGTTGGTCGGCGGAATCGGCATCATGAACATCATGCTGGTCAGCGTCACGGAGCGTACGCGCGAGATTGGCGTGCGCATGGCGTTGGGCGCAAAGCCGGCGGACATTTTGCTGCAGTTCTTGGTGGAGGCGCTGTCGCTGGCGATGGCCGGCGGAATCTTGGGCGTCGGATTCGGGGTGGGCGTTGCACGATGGCTCGCAGGGCGATTTGGCTGGCCCGTGCTGGTGCAGCCGCAGGTGATCTTCCTTTCGGCGGCCTTCAGCGGCGCCGTGGGGATCATCTTCGGGCTCTACCCGGCGCGGCGTGCCTCGCAGCTCGATCCCATCGATGCGCTGCGCTACGAGTAACGCCTAACGACGCCAGACCGGCGGCGGGCGCATGCCGAGTGGGGCGCCGGCGGCGGCGGTGTCCGGGTCGACGATGCCGAGATCGTAGAGCGCGCGCACGTAGACGTAACCGCGGCGCGCATCCTTCATGGTGCCCAGTGCCAGCGCGGCCACGATGCGCGCGGGCAGCGGCGCGAGTTCGGGCGGAGGATCGACGGCGGCGGTTTTTCCGCGCGCGTCGTTCATCTTGTCGGCCGACGCCGCCGCGTACGCATTGAGCCATGTGGCCAGAGGACCAAGGGGTTGGCCTTGCTTGGCCAGGAGCGGCGCGACCTCCGCGGCCTTGCCGCGTGCGACGAGGACGAGAACGCGTTCGACGAGGGCGCGTGGCGTGGGACCGGCGGCCAGCGCTGCGCGGCTCGACTCGTCGGCATCGTCGAGGTGGCCGTCGTAGCGGGCAAGCCGCGAGCGTCGAATGGCGCGCGCCAGCGACGTGGTGTCGGCTTGCCATGGGGCAGCGATCTTCTTCGCCGCGTCGAGGTCGCCGCGATCGAGCGCGGCGTCCATGGCGACGATGTCGTTCCAAGGCTCGGCGTCGGCATTGGGCTCGGGCTTCTTTTTCGTCGGAGCCGGAGGCATCTTGCCCACGAGGATAAGGCGCGCCTTCATCATCGGCGCACGCGCCGCCGTAAGTGGAGTGGCCTCCGGAAGGGCCAAAAGGGCGCGTTCGAGGCCATCGACGTCGAGTCGCTCGTAGGCCACCGTTGCGCGCACGATGGCG encodes:
- a CDS encoding ABC transporter permease, which translates into the protein MTWFQTLRVALRAIWRNRMRSFLTTLGIIIGVGAVIAMMAIGAGAKSQIEQAFAAMGTNLLIVMPGSTTTGGSRGGFGSMPTLTWDDLEAIRSEVPSVKRAAAALRSTQSLVSEEQNWTTSVTGTSPEYFDIRNWPVSSGVNITSTDVEGGTKVIVLGQTVAEKLYGANADPVGQSVRVGTTPFTIVGVAARKGQSASGQDYDDAAFIPYTTFARKIQGGLGKYLQGTIFVEAISGEATSRAQTEVTALLRDRHHLGDGADDDFSIRNLAEIAGAQQQGTDTMTTLLASVAAVSLLVGGIGIMNIMLVSVTERTREIGVRMALGAKPADILLQFLVEALSLAMAGGILGVGFGVGVARWLAGRFGWPVLVQPQVIFLSAAFSGAVGIIFGLYPARRASQLDPIDALRYE